GCCGTGCAGTTCCGCCACGCGCCCGATGCACCCGGGCACATAGCCGGCGACGATGGCCTCGGGCGCGACAACGTCCTGTGCGCGATCGTCCGCAAGCATCCGGTCCGGGTCGGCGAGGAAGTCGCGGTAGAGGCGGAAGGTGTCCGTCGCCGCGAGCGCGACGCGCCGCGGCGGCGCCTCGTCGAAGCTGAGGATCGCCGCGCCCGGGCAGGCGAGCAGGATCGGCGAGTGCGTCGCCACGATGAACTGCGCGTGGCCCGCGCCGCCTTCCCGGGCCAGGATCCGCAGCAGCTCGACCTGGCTGCGCGGCGAGAGCGCGCTTTCCGGCTCGTCCAGCAGGTACAGGCCCGGGATGCGGTAGCGGCTCGCGAAGAACGCCAGCAGCGACTGGCCGTGGGAGAGCGTCAGCAGGGAGCGCCCGCCGAAGTACTCGAGCTGCCCGGGGTCGGCGGCCGCCCACTCGTCGAGTATGGCCGCGAAGTTTCGGAAGATGTCGGCGCCGAAGAACGAACCGGGCACCTTCCCCGCCGTCCACTCGACCTCCAGGTGGTCGGCCAGGCGCCGCTCGTGCGGGTTCTGCACCGCCCGGCGGCGGCTGTCGTCGCGCCAGAGGTGGATGCCGCAGCCGTGGGCGATCGCCTCGAGCAGGGTGGACTTGCCCGAGCCGTTCTCCCCGACGAAGAACGTCACCGGCGCATCGAAAGCGACGCGCCCGAGCGTCTGGATCTGCGGCAGGCAGAACGGATAGCGGTCGCGCACGGGGAAGCGCTCGGGCCGCACGGTCACGTTTGCGAGGTGCATGGCCGGCTCAGGGTACCTGCGCGCGGCGCACGTGTCACCCGCGGGGCGCGGGCGCGGCGCCGGCGGGCGTCGGCGCAAGGGTCCCGCCGGTGCGAAACTGCTCCACCACGATGGCGCCGAGGCAGGCGAGGAAGAACCCGACCGCCGCGACCGGCAGGCGCAGCGCGCAGAGGACGAGCAGCAGCGGCACGAGCCACTCGCGCGTGCGGGCCGCGACCACCGCGGCCAGGGCGACCCAGCAGGCCGGCCCCAGCCAGACGGGGACGGTCACGAAGAGGGGCCCCCGCGGGTGGACCGGGGAGAAGAGCAGCGTCGCCACGAACGCCGCGAAGAACCACCAGGCGCGCTCGCCCCGCAGGAGCGCGCCGGCGGCGCCCACGGCGGCGAGCATCACGGTCAGCGGCAGCAGCGTCAGGCGCAGGGGATCGTTGGGAACGAAGTAGTACCCGAGGAGGTAGACGAAGGTCGGCCCCGCCAGGAGCCCCAGCAGCGTCGCGCAGGCAGGACGGCGCTTCGCGAGGAGCAGCAGGGCCCCGCCGGCGAACACCAGCAGCTGGTAGTGCGCCTGGCCCAGAACGCGCATGCCGGCCGGAAGCTGCCGCCACTCGAACCCCTGGTACGCCCGCGCGTCGCTGACGTACCCGAAGACGAGGAAGTCGCCGAGCACGAGACGGTTCCAGAGCAGCTGCAGCGAGCCCACGGCCGCCAGACCGCCGAGGAACGCCGCCAGACCGCCGCGATCGAGCTCGTCCCGGCGCTGCCAGAGCACCCAGGCCGCGGGCAGCAGGAGGAAGACCGCCGTGAGCCGCACGAGGCAGGCGAACCCGAGCAGCGCGCCGCCGGCGAGGAGCCAGGCGCGCCCGTCGCGCCGCCGCAGCGCCAGCAGGGCGAGCAGGCCGAAGAAGACGGCCGGCGTGTCGGAGAGCGCGTTGTAGCCGACCCAGGTGGCGAACAGCCGCGCCAGCGGGAAGTTGACCTCCACCGGCAGCGAGACGACCAGCCCGAGCAGCGTGGCCGGCCGCGCGCCGCCGGCCACGCGGAAGACCGGCAGCGTGGCGAGCCAGGGGTAGAGCGCGAGCGCCAGGCCGGCGCCGAGCGCCATCCTGCCGCCCTCCTCGTCCCGCGGCAGCAGGCGCAGCAGCGCCACGACGACGCCGAGACCGATCGTCAGGAAGCTCAGGGCGCTGAAGAGCAGGACAAAACGCTGCGGGTCGACGATGCCGGAGACCACCCGCAGCGGCGTGTAGAGCAGCGGCAGCCCGATCGGGTAGCGGTAGTCGGCGTAGGACGCCCCCCAGGAGAGCAGCTTCTCCGAGATGCGGAAGTATCGCTCCTCGTCGTTGATGTAGATGCTGAAGAAGCCGAACACCCCGAACATCCAGAGCAGCGAGGCCAGGCGCAGCCCGGCGCTGCCGGCCTGCACGAACAGCGGCCGGCCGCGCGCCGAGGCGAGGAGGCCGGCGGCAAGCGCCGCCACCAGGACGCACAGCGCGATCGCGACCGGACGCGCCGGCCCCGGCGGCGCCTTCGCCGTCTTCAGCGCGGGGGCGTAGTGCACGTCCGGCGCGACGACGAGCGGCTGCGGCCCCGCCGACTGGTACCGGTAGATCGGGGTCCAGTAGTAGACGGCGCCGTCCTGCAGCGCCGTCGTCGCGACCCCCAGGTCCCGGGCCATGCGCACCGGGACGGGCCCCCAGGCCGGGTCGGTGAGCCGGCCCCGGTCCGGGAAGGGCGCGGGCAGGGTCAGCGCCGGCTTCTCGAACTCCGCGGAGGCGTAGGCCGCCGTGACGCGCTGCACGCCGCGCTCGACCCGGGCAAAGCGCTCGCCGTAGAGAAGGGTGGTGACGAGGCAGCAGAGCCCCGCGAGGGCGGCGGCAAGCAGGGCCCGGTTCGCCGCCGGCGTCTTCTCGGGCGCGCGGTCCATGAGGGCGGCATTCTAGCCGCCGCGCCCGGGGGCTTCAAGGAGACGCGAGCGCACGCCGGGCCCCGCTCGCGCTGGTCGCCGCCCGCGGGGAGGGCCCCCGTCGCGGCGGCGATTGACAGGCTTTCGACCGAACTGCAACACTTGGCGGCATGGCCGTGTCCCGACGTCTCCTCCATGTGCTGGTTCCGGGCCTGGCGCTGGTGGCCGCGGTCGTCGTCGCGTATTCGCCCGCCCTTGACGGCGGGTTCATCTGGGACGACGCGGACAACATCGTCACCAACGAGAACATGACCAGCCCCGGCGGCCTGGCAAGGATCTGGACCGACCCGCGCGCCAGCATCCAGTACTACCCCCTCACCCACACGAGCTTCTGGCTCAACTACCGGGCGTCCGGGCTGCGGCCCTTCTCCTATCACCTCGTGAATGTCCTCCTCCATGCCGGCAGCGCCCTCCTCCTCTGGCAATCCCTGGCGTTCCTCGGCGTTCCGGGTTCCTGGCTTGCGGCCGCGGTCTTCGCCCTGCACCCGGCGAACGTCGAGTCAGTGGCCTGGATAACCGAGCGCAAGAACACGCTCTCGTGCTTCCTGATGATGATCAGCGCCTGCCTGTTCCTGCGCGCCGCTCTGGAAGAGGAACCTGCGGGCTCCGCGCGCCGGACGCGGCGCTATGCACTTTCGCTGCTGTTCTTCCTGGCCGCGCTGCTCGGCAAGACCGCCGTCGCGCTCATGCCCCTCGGCCTGGCCGCGATCCTCTGGTGGAAGAAGGGCGCGGTCGGTGCGCGAGACCTGCTTGCCCTTGCGCCGTTCGCGGCCCTCGGCGGCGGGTTCGGCCTGCTGACCGCCCGGCTCGAGAGCGGCCACCTTGGCGCCTCCGGCCAGGAGTTCGCCTGGAGCGTCGGGGAGAGAATCCTCATCGCGGGACGCTCCTTCTGGTTCTATCTCTGGTCCCTGGTCTGGCCGGCGGATCTCGTCTTCATCCCCACCCGCTGGGAGATTACGGGCTCGCTCCCGGCGTGGCTGTTCCCGATGGGCGCCGTCGCGGCCGCCGCCGGGCTCTGGGTGCTGCGAGGCCGGATCGGGCGCGGTCCGCTGGCGGCGCTGGGCTGGTTCACGGCAATGGTCTTCCCGGCGCTCGGCTTCTTCAACGTCTACTTCATGCGCTTCGCGTTTGTGCAACAGCACTTCCAGTACTTCGCCAGCATGGGGATCGTCTCGCTCTTCGCGGGTGCGTCCGCCGCGCTCGCCTGCAGGATGCAGGGAACGATGGGAAAGACGGCCGGCGGGGCGCGGACCGTGCGCGCGGGCGCGGCGGCGCTGGGGGCGGCGGTCCTGATGACCCTCGGCGGCCTCACGTGGCGTCAGAGTGGCTTGTACGCGAACGGCGAGACGCTCTGGCGTGACACGCTCGGGCGGAACCCCGGCGCCTGGATCGCCCACAACAACCTGGCAATCATCCTCTGGCAACAGGGGCGCAATGGGGAGGCGCTCGAGCACTTCCGGGAATACTACCGCCTGCATCCCGACGCGGATGCCGCCCATAACCTCGGCCGGGCGCTGCGACTCACGGGACGTGCGGAAGAAGCGGCAGGATACCTCCGGATTGCGGTGGACCTCGACCCCCGCCGAATGGAGAGCCGAATCGAGTTGTCAAAGGCGCTCGACCAGGTGCAGCGTCCGCTCAGGCCACGCGAATGACACGGTCTGGCCCGGCCCCGGACGACCTCATGAAGACCAGGCCCGCCACCGTCCCGCCGCCGGCGCAACCCTGGCGGACGCTGCGAACGACGGCGATCGCCGCCGCCTGGGTCGCCGCGTCGGTTCTCCTGTTCGCCGCCGGCCTCAGGGTCGTCGACTGGGCGGTGGGGAGGGACGCGAGGATCTCGGTGGCGCTCGGCGCGCCGGGGACGACGATCCGCACCTTGGAGCTGTTCCCCTACGACGGCTTCCACGTGCAGGCGAACACCCGCCACCGCGGCCCCATGCCGTGGGAGCCGCAGAACCCCGACGCGGACTACGACATCCGGACGGGGGACAAGGGGTACTTCATCGACTTCTCGCTCGAGGACCCGCCCCCCAAGGGCCCCGAGGAATTCCGGATCGTCGTCGTCGGCGGCAGCGGCGCGCAGGGCTGGGGGGCCACGCGCAACGAGCGGACGTTCGCCGCGGTGCTCGAGCGGGCGCTGAACCGCACCCTCGCGGCGCAGGCGGTCCGGGTGCGGGTCATCAACCTCGCCATGGGCGGCAGTTCCATCTATCAGAACTTCGTGGCCCTCAACCAGTGGGGCCACGCCCTGGAGCCGGACCTGATCCTCGCCTACATCGGCCGCAACGAGTTCTACGTGCCGCTGGCCCACGAGGAGGGGACCGACGCGTTCTTCGGCTTCACCGACCTCGACGCGTTCTCGCTGGCGATGCGCGGCGACGAGTACCCGCCGGGGATGGCGTGGCTCGTCCGCCTGATGCCGAACACCATGCGCCGCACGAGCATCGGCCTCGGCATCAAGCTCGCCTGGGGCTGGGAGCACTTCCGCGCGCGGGCCGAGCAGAGCTACAAGGCGGCGCGCGGCCAGCGGACCGACACGATACGGCAGGTCGTCGCCGACAACGTCATCCCCCGGATCGTCCACAGCCTGCGCTCGATCAAGCGGGACTTCGACGGCGTGCCGATCGTGGTGGCCTGGCAGGCGGCCCGCGACGAGGTGAAGGCCGGGGACGCCGCCATGGGGCCGGGCTTCTACAACGTGATGTACAACCGCATCGAGCGCGAGGTGGTCGGCTTCATGAACGAGCGCTGGATGTTCGTCAACGTGCACCGGCTGA
This portion of the bacterium genome encodes:
- a CDS encoding GNAT family N-acetyltransferase; its protein translation is MHLANVTVRPERFPVRDRYPFCLPQIQTLGRVAFDAPVTFFVGENGSGKSTLLEAIAHGCGIHLWRDDSRRRAVQNPHERRLADHLEVEWTAGKVPGSFFGADIFRNFAAILDEWAAADPGQLEYFGGRSLLTLSHGQSLLAFFASRYRIPGLYLLDEPESALSPRSQVELLRILAREGGAGHAQFIVATHSPILLACPGAAILSFDEAPPRRVALAATDTFRLYRDFLADPDRMLADDRAQDVVAPEAIVAGYVPGCIGRVAELHGAYYHEHWGFGVFFEARMATEIAALFNRFDPARHGFWTVSAAGRVEASIAIDGSEAAEKGAHLRWFIISDALRGRGLGNRLLDTAVGFCRERGFPRVDLWTFAGLDAARHLYEKAGFRLVEETRGRQWGVEVTEQRFELSLR
- a CDS encoding tetratricopeptide repeat protein, whose protein sequence is MSRRLLHVLVPGLALVAAVVVAYSPALDGGFIWDDADNIVTNENMTSPGGLARIWTDPRASIQYYPLTHTSFWLNYRASGLRPFSYHLVNVLLHAGSALLLWQSLAFLGVPGSWLAAAVFALHPANVESVAWITERKNTLSCFLMMISACLFLRAALEEEPAGSARRTRRYALSLLFFLAALLGKTAVALMPLGLAAILWWKKGAVGARDLLALAPFAALGGGFGLLTARLESGHLGASGQEFAWSVGERILIAGRSFWFYLWSLVWPADLVFIPTRWEITGSLPAWLFPMGAVAAAAGLWVLRGRIGRGPLAALGWFTAMVFPALGFFNVYFMRFAFVQQHFQYFASMGIVSLFAGASAALACRMQGTMGKTAGGARTVRAGAAALGAAVLMTLGGLTWRQSGLYANGETLWRDTLGRNPGAWIAHNNLAIILWQQGRNGEALEHFREYYRLHPDADAAHNLGRALRLTGRAEEAAGYLRIAVDLDPRRMESRIELSKALDQVQRPLRPRE